The DNA segment TACCTCACCTGGCGTTTATAGAGTAGACGTTTCCGTGAATAATGGAACAGTGAGAGGCTTCGACTCAGCTCAAATAGTTGCAGTAAATAGTATGCCAGCTGTCAGCTCTGTAACCTTCACGAAAAAAGCGCAGCCAGGTGTAACATATCCTTCCTGGGTTGAACTAGAAGATTTTAACAGCAGTCTGATAATATCTAAATTTGGGGAAGAAATGATTATAAACGTGACAGCTTTCAACTCGAATAGCGTGCTCTTAGTCGCTAACAGCGACCCGCAGCAGTTTTACTCTTTAACAAACCGAGATATCACCTATATATGCGTGAATATGAGTTATCTTAACGGATTTACTTGGAGTTACACTATTAAACCTAACGCTTCTTACGCAGCCGCCTCATATCCGGTTATAATAATTCCTTTAAACACTTCTCTGCCATCTTTAAACCCCTCGAATTTTATACTTAAAACTATTCTAATAGTGGGAGCTGAACCTGAAATAGATGAAAATAAAACCACTGTTAATAACACCCCCGTTGATAATCTACAGAAATATGATATAGGAGAAGGGCGAACTCTTCCAATATTCTATTATTCTATAGGAACCACAGTGCAGTTATCGACGGCAGGCTCAGATATACAAGATAATCTTTCAGATATGAGCGCATACGTGTGGATTATAGACGCTCTATTATATTATTACTTAGGTAAACCCATCTACGTGATAAAACTTGAATATAACTCGTTAAATCAAGTTTTCGCAGGTAATCTTTTAATATTAAGTTCAATTATATCAGGGCCGGCTGGGAATTTAGCCTTAAAATCGAATTGGGCTTATAATATGATCTTCTTCTTAGTTAACTCTGAAGGTGATTTCTCCCAGGGACCTCAAATTCTCTTAGTTTTTCAACAAGGATTCGGTTTTCTCCCAAGCCCTTTCATATTGATTTTAATCGGGTTGCTATTAATTACACTACCGTTCTACATAATGCAGCGGCGTAGAATTAGAAAAAGCATGCAGGAAACAGAGCAAGCTTATAAACCTTATATTGAGGAACCGTTTTTAGAGGAGGCGACGCTAATTCCACGTTTCTGCCCCTACTGCGGTGCTAAAGTGAACCCCGGGGATATATACTGCCTCTCCTGTGGCAGCCGCCTCCCTGAAGAAGACTCTCATTCAAGTCTATAAAAATTTTCAAAAACCTGAAAGCAACACTTATTAACATCAATAATTCGTTAATAATCTCGTATTAGTTGACGCGAGGTTAATGCAATGGTAAAACTAAAGTTGCCTATCATCGTCGTGAATTTTAAAACATATCTTGAGTCAACAGGTTTAAACGCTTTAAAACTAGCTAAAACATGTGATAAAATCAGCAAGGAGACAGGTGTGAACATTGCCGTCGCGCCTCAGATAGCTGACCTCTACCGTGTTTCATCCGAGGTGGAGATCCCTGTTTTAGCTCAACACGTGGATCCTATCAAACCAGGTGCCAACACGGGCGGAATTCTAATGGAGTCTGTTAAAGAAGCCGGCGCTTCAGGTTTCCTAGTCAACCACTCTGAGAAAACGCTTAAACTCTCAGAAATCGATTTTCTAATAAACTATGCTAGAAACCTATCCATGGTTACTTTAGCCTGCTCTAATAACATTAACGTGAGCGGTGCTATAGCGGCGCTTAACCCTGATATGATCGCGGTTGAACCGCCTGAGCTTATAGGCTCAGGGATACCTGTCTCGAAAGCACAGCCAGAAGTGGTCACAGGCACCGTTGAATTCATAAAAAGAATTAATCCGAATGTTAAACCTTTATGCGGCGCTGGGATAAGCTCAGCTGAAGATGTTAGAGCGGCTATTAAATTAGGGACTAAGGGTGTTCTATTAGCCTCAGGTGTTGTTAAAGCTAAAAACCCTGAAGCTGCAGTTAAAAGTCTAGCTGAAGCTCTTTTAGAATAATCGTCTAGGTGTTTTTGATGAAAGTTAAACCTGAATGCGCTGTGTGCCTTATTAAAAGAGCTGTTCAAGAAATCAGCTTAGCAACCAGGGATGAGTCTAAACGAATTGAAGTTGTAAAGGCTATTTTCAAAATGGCTTATGAAAAATTTAACTCAGACTCGATCCCCGCTTTTTTAGGCAGTGAACGTTACCGCTTGATAGGGGAGCTAACAGGGGCCGGTGACTACTATAAAAATTTAAAAGAGCAGGCTAACAGTCGCGCTATGAAAATAGTTGGAAAACTGCGCGGCGAAATAAACAGCCTGCATGACGGGTATCAGCGTTTTAGAAAAGCGGCTGTCGCCGCTATAGCAGGTAACGCTATGGAATTCTTCGTTTTAGGTAATGATTTTAGAATAGAGGATATTGATTCTATTTTAGCCGTAGCTGAGGATGAACTTGCAGTGGATGATTTACCTGAGCTATACCAGTTTATTCTAGATAAACCTAAAATCCTGTATTTAATAGATAACGCTGGTGAAATCGCGTTCGACACACTTCTAGTCGAGCAGTTGAATCGGCTGGGCTCTCAGGTAACTGTAGCCGTTAAAAATGCACCTATCATGAACGATGCGACTTTAGAGGACGCTGCTGCTGTTAATATGCATTTATACGCTTCTCAGATAATAACAACCGGTAGCAGCTCAGTGGGGTTATTTATTGAGGAGTGTTCACCTGAATTTTTAAACTATTTATCTAAAACGGAGTTGATTATAGCGAAGGGAATGGGATACTATGAAACGATCACCGAGCTTAAATTAAATAAACCGTTGGCGATACTTCTCAGAGCTAAATGTAAACCGATTGCAGAGAATCTAGAAGTGGGACAGCATAAAAATGTGGCTAAATTTTTCAAGCATGGATTGTAAACGCCCCCCTCTACGTCTCGAATAGTTTTCTTGCATGTTCCACGGCTTCGATAAAACCTTTCGCATAGGTTTCTCTAGTCACGTATTTAGCTACTTTTTTAACATTTTCAGGAGCTTGACCTAAAGCAATCCCGTAGCCCACCGACTGTATAAAATGATAGTCGTTTCCCCCATCCCCGATTCCTATTATCTCAGATAATCTTATATTCATCAGCTCAGCCGCTTTAGCTAAACCCACTCCTTTATTAACTTTCGAATCAATTATATGTAACGCGAATCCGCTGTCAACCACGCTTGCAGGTATCCGCTCATCTAAGAGTATTCGATTCGCCTCCTCCGCGTTGAAGGTTCTTTTAAGGGATAAATCTACTAAGCGGTATTTATTCAACGGTTTAAGAATTACTTTATCGCCGAGTTTCGCTTTTAAAACTTTGTAGGCTAACTCTGTCACCTCCCTTGAACCAACTAAAACAGGATCACCCCACCTTTTTCTTACAACAAGGCAGCCGTTCTCCGCTACTAGGGCTCCTGTTGTACCAATATACTCGCTTAAAGTTTCCACGCTGCATAAGCCATGACCTGAAATTAATATTACAGGTATCCCCCTGTCTTCGAATTCACGTATTCTAATAATCGCCTCAGGGTCTATTCTCAGTTTTGAATCCGTTATAGTCCCGTCTACATCGGTGGCTAAAGCTTTAAACATTCTTTCTACACCTTTTTAGTGTTCACTTTAACTACCGTTTTAAAGAAAGTTTTTTAAATTAATAAAGTTGATACATTTTTAATTCCTAAGATATGAGGCTTAGAGCATGACGCTTTATGATAAAGTTATGGAGTTAAGTAAGAGAAGAGGCTTCCTCTGGCCTAGCTTCGAGATTTACGGTGGAACAAGCGGATTCGTAACCTATGGACCTTACGGAGCGATATTGAAAAGGAATATTGAAAATATGTGGAGGGAATTCTTCATTCACAAACAGGATAATTTCATCGAAATAGAGACCCCTATCATAATGCCTAGCGCTGTTTTTGAAGCTAGCGGCCATCTCGAACACTTCACAGATCCTATAATTGCATGTCTTAAATGTGAGAAAAGATATAGAGCGGACCATTTAATAGAGGAGTTAACAGGCGTTAACGTTGAGGGTTTAAGTATCAGAGAATTG comes from the Candidatus Odinarchaeum yellowstonii genome and includes:
- the tpiA gene encoding triose-phosphate isomerase produces the protein MVKLKLPIIVVNFKTYLESTGLNALKLAKTCDKISKETGVNIAVAPQIADLYRVSSEVEIPVLAQHVDPIKPGANTGGILMESVKEAGASGFLVNHSEKTLKLSEIDFLINYARNLSMVTLACSNNINVSGAIAALNPDMIAVEPPELIGSGIPVSKAQPEVVTGTVEFIKRINPNVKPLCGAGISSAEDVRAAIKLGTKGVLLASGVVKAKNPEAAVKSLAEALLE
- a CDS encoding ARMT1-like domain-containing protein, with product MKVKPECAVCLIKRAVQEISLATRDESKRIEVVKAIFKMAYEKFNSDSIPAFLGSERYRLIGELTGAGDYYKNLKEQANSRAMKIVGKLRGEINSLHDGYQRFRKAAVAAIAGNAMEFFVLGNDFRIEDIDSILAVAEDELAVDDLPELYQFILDKPKILYLIDNAGEIAFDTLLVEQLNRLGSQVTVAVKNAPIMNDATLEDAAAVNMHLYASQIITTGSSSVGLFIEECSPEFLNYLSKTELIIAKGMGYYETITELKLNKPLAILLRAKCKPIAENLEVGQHKNVAKFFKHGL
- a CDS encoding phosphoglycolate phosphatase, whose protein sequence is MFKALATDVDGTITDSKLRIDPEAIIRIREFEDRGIPVILISGHGLCSVETLSEYIGTTGALVAENGCLVVRKRWGDPVLVGSREVTELAYKVLKAKLGDKVILKPLNKYRLVDLSLKRTFNAEEANRILLDERIPASVVDSGFALHIIDSKVNKGVGLAKAAELMNIRLSEIIGIGDGGNDYHFIQSVGYGIALGQAPENVKKVAKYVTRETYAKGFIEAVEHARKLFET